One Prinia subflava isolate CZ2003 ecotype Zambia chromosome 17, Cam_Psub_1.2, whole genome shotgun sequence DNA segment encodes these proteins:
- the LOC134559358 gene encoding LOW QUALITY PROTEIN: putative short-chain dehydrogenase/reductase family 42E member 2 (The sequence of the model RefSeq protein was modified relative to this genomic sequence to represent the inferred CDS: deleted 1 base in 1 codon) — protein MVSGSARQYFIDTKPKMSESATSLRRLSDCRRRRRARSLSKINMRAVVTGGGGYCGYKLGCALAKIGASVVLCDIHQPLWAIPNGVVWIQTDIRDYSAILEACEGADCVFHVASYGMSGTEQLHKKEIESVNIDGTRFILNACKEQSIPRLVYTSSVNVVFGGLPIEDGDEESLPYFPIDKLVDHYSRTKSIAEQMVLAANESPLAGGGILHTCVLRPPGIYGPEEQRHLPRLAKIIERRLLSFKFGDPTVKMNWIHVDNFVQAHILAAEALTPEKNYIASGQVYFIHDGEKSNLFEWLTPLFERLGCSKPWIRIPTCLVYASATFMEQLHAMLRPVVDLPPLLTRNEVQNISVTHTFRIDKARAQLGYRPRKFDFADSVDHYIKSRPQSLNYQFFLNILRILIATISLIFLCLKLYSLSVLHFFKERQH, from the exons ATG GTGTCTGGTAGTGCCAGGCAGTATTTCATTGACACAAAACCTAAAATGAGCGAATCAGCAACATCCCTCCGCCGACTCTCTGACTGCAGACGGAGAAGACGTGCTAGATCACTCAGCAAAATCAATATGAGAGCTGTGGTGACAGGAGGTGGTGGCTATTGTGGATACAAGCTGGGATGTGCTCTTGCCAAAATAGGAGCTTCTGTTGTTCTGTGTGACATACACCAGCCTTTGTGGGCGATTCCCAATGGAGTGGTGTGGATCCAG ACAGACATCAGGGATTACAGTGCCATACTGGAAGCCTGTGAAGGGGCTGACTGTGTGTTTCACGTAGCTTCATATGGAATGTCAGGAACAGAGCAG ttGCATAAAAAAGAGATTGAAAGTGTAAACATTGATGGAACAAGATTCATCCTTAATG CCTGCAAAGAACAAAGCATCCCTCGGCTGGTCTACACCAGCTCGGTGAATGTGGTGTTTGGAGGGCTTCCCATTGAAGACGGGGATGAGGAATCTTTGCCCTATTTCCCAATTGACAAG CTCGTTGACCATTATTCCAGAACCAAATCAATTGCAGAACAAATGGTACTAGCAGCTAATGAATCTCCACTAGCAG GAGGTGGAATACTCCACACGTGTGTCCTTCGCCCACCAGGAATCTATGGACCAGAAGAGCAGAGACACTTGCCAAGGCTTGCA AAGATTATTGAGAGAAGGCTACTTAGCTTCAAGTTTGGGGACCCTACTGTGAAAATGAACTGGATACACGTAGACAATTTTGTACAAGCTCATATTCTGGCTGCTGAAGCTCTCACCCCTGAAAAGAACTACATAGCT AGTGGCCAGGTGTATTTCATTCATGATGGTGAAAAATCCAACCTTTTTGAATGGTTAACTCCACTT tttgaaagaTTAGGTTGCAGTAAGCCATGGATACGTATTCCTACTTGCTTAGTCTATGCATcag CCACATTCATGGAACAACTTCATGCAATGCTGAGACCAGTTGTTGACCTGCCCCCACTGCTGACCCGAAATGAG GTACAGAATATTTCTGTAACTCACACATTTCGGATAGACAAGGCACGAGCTCAGCTGGGGTACCGCCCACGGAAGTTTGACTTTGCTGACTCTGTGGACCACTACATCAAATCCAGACCACAATCCTTGAATTACCAATTCTTCCTCAATATTTTGCGTATTTTAATTGCTACTAtaagtttgatttttctttgtttaaaactTTATAGCCtttcagttttgcatttttttaaagaaaggcaACACTGA